In Bacteroidota bacterium, one DNA window encodes the following:
- a CDS encoding T9SS type A sorting domain-containing protein: protein MRKKTTIVVLLFLSVFAVKSQTYTIPGATKQPAWTFPIWMEDGSGQKDSVYIGYDPNSSGHFGGNFWMAPPYNEGAADTSFGEKWVKRGSGFYIELLENPTLDSISKVIVTQWNFLNLNIRLNNGIWPITIKYDVGLFYADTLPFTDTIKPEAYAEFYCSDVWPDSDFNCFTNGPTYYLTDSTHYYFGSNWRVMPGGFVLTGDNTTTSPNGMGIDIIFKDFYSFFNQVKVKENIGNNSLKVFPNPANNNITIEGATEGPYNVAILDYSGRTVFSKNNLPNKSSIPVFYLEAGLYFIKVSTSESVNLIKLIKQ from the coding sequence ATGCGAAAGAAAACTACAATTGTTGTCTTATTGTTTTTAAGTGTTTTTGCTGTAAAATCCCAAACTTATACCATTCCTGGTGCTACAAAGCAGCCTGCATGGACATTTCCTATATGGATGGAAGATGGCAGCGGACAAAAAGATTCTGTTTACATTGGGTATGATCCTAATAGTAGCGGACATTTCGGAGGGAATTTTTGGATGGCCCCACCTTATAATGAAGGAGCGGCAGATACTTCTTTTGGAGAAAAATGGGTAAAAAGAGGGAGTGGATTTTATATTGAACTCCTTGAGAATCCCACCTTAGATTCAATATCAAAAGTCATTGTTACTCAATGGAATTTTTTGAATCTTAATATAAGATTAAACAACGGCATCTGGCCTATCACCATTAAATATGATGTGGGCTTATTTTATGCTGATACATTACCATTTACTGATACCATAAAACCGGAAGCGTATGCTGAATTTTATTGCAGTGATGTTTGGCCAGATTCTGATTTTAATTGCTTTACAAATGGCCCGACATATTATTTAACGGATTCTACCCATTACTATTTTGGAAGTAATTGGAGAGTAATGCCAGGTGGTTTTGTATTAACTGGTGATAATACAACAACTTCTCCCAATGGAATGGGAATTGACATAATATTCAAAGATTTTTATTCATTTTTTAATCAAGTAAAAGTTAAAGAAAACATTGGCAATAATTCTTTAAAGGTATTTCCAAATCCTGCGAATAATAATATTACAATTGAAGGTGCTACAGAAGGACCATATAATGTTGCAATTTTAGATTATTCAGGAAGAACTGTATTTTCAAAAAATAATCTCCCTAATAAAAGTTCAATACCTGTTTTTTATTTAGAAGCCGGACTTTATTTTATCAAAGTATCAACTTCAGAATCAGTAAATCTAATTAAACTAATAAAACAATAA
- a CDS encoding T9SS type A sorting domain-containing protein — protein MSNSILYLDNVLFTSTTGAKNNHHGLHASVDVTHHIHNSTFEYGRYGAYSVLTLNHVHSNFAETIKFTNCIFRNNDYGLVTVGQGAHIENTQFLNNSNTGWSAQGMTMPSEFKNSSILNSPTGINYIAGSTGNLFINYSNVTNTSSNGIVFLGNALLSVNCSNINSTNNSSSKGIYLGDGASINMSPSLSPPSGRSRVTGRISIQGAEEALISNPTERVKIIGAANELFLDQGQNNLSPQSSQGKAINGNFYFDACPTSPIIANFNRWNSSNTSPANGIDYHVRSPMCINTTIFITDNNPGSIVCTAIARPRQSFYKPHEMAEANQGGPNSIFKKFERGLNKLESKDYIDAINEFRDILFANIPQPTPLSKKVTELSYNYMHYAVGKAYSEGLINNTGSGTNQYMASLLAIEDIRINKAILDSDISAEYTAKMDKAKSLVLADKRTDALPIFYGNYIISDSSNFEELDSWICIINKEQDLIDGILELKDFAEALINCQEQTTVLNRINNSNDPQEIMRIFESKGRSKNSNEAKTSNNPAAFLEETTAIANIPVFKFYPNPTNGKFTIESKNIHNIKIFNLIGDLIYEYKPNTEQSLFEIDLSAHAKGVYIIKVNGENYIEVKKLVHQ, from the coding sequence GTGTCAAATTCAATCCTATATTTAGATAATGTATTATTTACATCTACTACAGGTGCGAAAAATAATCATCATGGACTTCATGCCTCGGTTGATGTAACTCATCATATTCATAATTCCACTTTTGAATATGGGCGCTATGGAGCTTATTCCGTCTTAACTTTAAATCATGTCCATTCCAATTTTGCTGAAACAATTAAATTCACTAATTGTATTTTTCGCAATAATGATTATGGTTTAGTAACTGTTGGGCAAGGAGCACATATAGAAAACACTCAATTTTTAAATAATTCTAATACAGGCTGGTCTGCGCAGGGAATGACCATGCCATCTGAATTTAAAAATAGTAGCATTCTTAATAGTCCTACTGGGATTAATTACATAGCAGGTTCTACAGGGAATTTATTTATTAATTATTCCAATGTAACCAATACCTCAAGTAATGGAATAGTGTTTTTAGGCAATGCTTTATTAAGTGTTAATTGCAGTAATATTAATTCAACAAATAATAGTTCAAGCAAGGGAATATATTTAGGAGACGGAGCATCAATTAACATGAGTCCTTCACTATCTCCTCCATCTGGAAGATCTAGAGTGACAGGAAGGATTTCCATTCAAGGAGCAGAAGAAGCGCTAATTTCAAACCCTACTGAAAGAGTCAAAATAATTGGCGCAGCAAATGAATTATTTCTTGATCAGGGACAGAACAACCTTAGCCCACAAAGTTCCCAAGGCAAGGCCATCAATGGGAATTTTTACTTTGATGCTTGTCCTACAAGCCCAATTATTGCCAATTTTAACAGATGGAATTCTTCAAATACCAGTCCGGCAAATGGTATTGATTATCATGTTCGCTCACCAATGTGCATTAATACTACTATTTTTATAACAGATAATAATCCGGGAAGTATAGTATGTACAGCAATTGCCAGGCCTCGCCAATCTTTTTATAAGCCGCACGAAATGGCGGAAGCAAACCAAGGAGGCCCTAACTCAATTTTTAAAAAATTTGAAAGGGGATTAAACAAACTTGAAAGTAAAGATTACATTGACGCGATAAATGAGTTTAGAGATATATTATTTGCGAACATTCCTCAACCAACTCCACTTTCAAAAAAAGTAACAGAGCTTTCTTATAATTATATGCATTATGCTGTAGGAAAAGCTTATTCAGAGGGACTGATTAATAATACAGGTTCAGGAACTAATCAATATATGGCAAGTCTTTTAGCAATTGAGGATATTAGGATTAATAAAGCTATCCTTGATTCGGATATTAGTGCTGAATATACAGCGAAAATGGATAAAGCAAAATCACTGGTGTTAGCAGATAAAAGAACTGATGCATTACCTATTTTTTATGGGAATTATATAATTTCAGATTCAAGCAATTTTGAAGAACTTGATAGTTGGATTTGTATTATTAATAAAGAGCAGGATTTGATTGATGGAATTCTTGAATTAAAGGATTTTGCCGAAGCTTTAATTAACTGTCAAGAGCAAACCACTGTATTAAATAGAATTAATAATAGTAATGATCCTCAGGAAATAATGAGGATTTTTGAATCTAAAGGAAGATCAAAGAATTCCAATGAAGCAAAAACTTCAAATAATCCTGCTGCTTTTTTGGAAGAAACTACTGCTATTGCTAATATTCCAGTTTTTAAATTTTATCCAAACCCTACAAATGGCAAATTTACTATCGAATCTAAAAACATTCATAATATCAAAATCTTCAACCTAATTGGGGACCTTATCTATGAATATAAGCCTAATACAGAACAATCCTTGTTTGAAATAGATCTTTCTGCCCATGCTAAAGGGGTTTATATAATTAAAGTAAATGGAGAGAATTATATTGAAGTAAAAAAATTGGTTCATCAATAA